A single Gasterosteus aculeatus chromosome 2, fGasAcu3.hap1.1, whole genome shotgun sequence DNA region contains:
- the kctd6b gene encoding BTB/POZ domain-containing protein KCTD6 isoform X1 has protein sequence MHSRVDAAAPPLPYVIKTPPGVRSVAAPPRSRAPLPPQDQRPTPLTMSSPVTLNVGGCLYTTSLSTLQRYPDSMLGAMFRGDFPTTRDSQGSYFIDRDGTLFRYILNFLRTSELTLPLDFTETDLLRKEADFYQIEPLIQCLNDPKPLYPPDIFEQVVELSSTRKLSKYSNPVAVIITQLTITTKVHGLLEGISNNFTKWNKHMMDTRDCQVSFTFGPCDHHQEVSLRVLLMDYIMKQGFTIRNTRVHHMSERANENTVEHHWTFCRPAHKVED, from the exons ATGCATTCGCGCGTGGACGCAGCAGCACCGCCTCTCCCCTACGTCATAAAAACGCCACCTGGTGTGCGCAGTGTCGCTGCACCACCCCGGAGTCGAGCACCGCTGCCCCCGCAGGACCAGCGGCCAACACCCCTAACG ATGAGTTCTCCTGTTACATTGAACGTGGGGGGCTGCCTGTACACCACCAGTTTATCCACCCTGCAGCGCTATCCGGACTCCATGCTGGGCGCCATGTTCCGGGGAGATTTCCCCACCACCCGCGATTCCCAAGGGAGTTACTTCATCGATCGCGACGGCACGCTTTTCAGGTACATCCTGAACTTCCTGCGGACCTCCGAGCTCACCCTCCCCCTGGACTTCACGGAGACGGACCTCCTGAGGAAGGAGGCGGACTTCTACCAGATCGAACCTTTGATCCAGTGCCTCAACGACCCCAAGCCGCTGTACCCTCCCGACATCTTCGAGCAGGTCGTGGAGCTGTCCAGCACCCGGAAACTGTCAAAGTATTCAAACCCAGTGGCGGTCATCATCACGCAGCTGACCATAACCACGAAGGTTCACGGCCTGCTGGAAGGGATTTCCAACAACTTCACCAAGTGGAACAAACACATGATGGACACTAGGGACTGCCAGGTGTCCTTCACCTTCGGACCATGTGACCATCACCAAGAGGTGTCCCTGAGGGTTCTCCTCATGGACTACATCATGAAACAAGGCTTCACCATCCGCAACACGCGCGTGCATCACATGAGCGAGCGCGCCAACGAGAACACGGTGGAGCATCACTGGACTTTCTGCAGGCCGGCTCACAAAGTCGAGGACTGA
- the kctd6b gene encoding BTB/POZ domain-containing protein KCTD6 isoform X2, with product MDNGDLGHRMSSPVTLNVGGCLYTTSLSTLQRYPDSMLGAMFRGDFPTTRDSQGSYFIDRDGTLFRYILNFLRTSELTLPLDFTETDLLRKEADFYQIEPLIQCLNDPKPLYPPDIFEQVVELSSTRKLSKYSNPVAVIITQLTITTKVHGLLEGISNNFTKWNKHMMDTRDCQVSFTFGPCDHHQEVSLRVLLMDYIMKQGFTIRNTRVHHMSERANENTVEHHWTFCRPAHKVED from the exons ATGGATAATGGAGACTTGGGCCATAGG ATGAGTTCTCCTGTTACATTGAACGTGGGGGGCTGCCTGTACACCACCAGTTTATCCACCCTGCAGCGCTATCCGGACTCCATGCTGGGCGCCATGTTCCGGGGAGATTTCCCCACCACCCGCGATTCCCAAGGGAGTTACTTCATCGATCGCGACGGCACGCTTTTCAGGTACATCCTGAACTTCCTGCGGACCTCCGAGCTCACCCTCCCCCTGGACTTCACGGAGACGGACCTCCTGAGGAAGGAGGCGGACTTCTACCAGATCGAACCTTTGATCCAGTGCCTCAACGACCCCAAGCCGCTGTACCCTCCCGACATCTTCGAGCAGGTCGTGGAGCTGTCCAGCACCCGGAAACTGTCAAAGTATTCAAACCCAGTGGCGGTCATCATCACGCAGCTGACCATAACCACGAAGGTTCACGGCCTGCTGGAAGGGATTTCCAACAACTTCACCAAGTGGAACAAACACATGATGGACACTAGGGACTGCCAGGTGTCCTTCACCTTCGGACCATGTGACCATCACCAAGAGGTGTCCCTGAGGGTTCTCCTCATGGACTACATCATGAAACAAGGCTTCACCATCCGCAACACGCGCGTGCATCACATGAGCGAGCGCGCCAACGAGAACACGGTGGAGCATCACTGGACTTTCTGCAGGCCGGCTCACAAAGTCGAGGACTGA
- the uqcc5 gene encoding ubiquinol-cytochrome c reductase complex assembly factor 5: MFNKGDKVKYLLSLVPGKQRLGNYRFLPIFFCVGGVMEWIMINVRIGKETFYDVYRRKQSEREYQQKLADGLVVPNETETK; encoded by the exons ATGTTTAATAAGGGGGATAAAGTCAAATATCTACTGAGCCTGGTCCCGGGCAAACAACGCCTCGGTAACTACCGGTTTCTCCCGATCTTCTTCTGCGTCGGAGGCGTCATGGAGTGGATCATGATCAACGTGAGGATAGGAAAGGAGACTTTCT ATGATGTCTACCGGAGGAAACAATCCGAGCGGGAATACCAGCAGAAGCTCGCAGACGGTCTGGTGGTTCCTAATGAGACGGAGACCAAGTGA